From Aegilops tauschii subsp. strangulata cultivar AL8/78 chromosome 5, Aet v6.0, whole genome shotgun sequence:
AAAATAGGTTCATTATTTAATTAAAAAGTCCCACCTCGACTCTTTGCATGAGAATACATCAATTTATATACATTTATAAATTGCGTGGAAATTGGGAGCCAATTCAAGAACAAGGAACATAGGGAGCGAAGGAATTAAATGGATTTGGGCTAGCATGGCTGGCTGGCACTAAATAAATAAAATTGTTTGATTTGCATGGATGGTTAAGTCAATATAAATTAAGCGAGTTTGTAAGAAAGACCTGATTTCGTGATTGTTGCTATGAGGAGGAGACCCTATATTAATAAATTAATCCTTCCGAAGTCCATCAATCTTGCGTTAATAATTATTTTCAAGACTTTCGTGACATAACCACAACAAAGGAGGGAATGGATTTTAACCTCGGCATGCGTATCCCTGCTATCGTGAGGTGGCACCATCCAGATGTTGTTGTGTCCATTGATATACGTTTTAATtacttctcccgttgcaacgcacgggcatatatGCTTACCTACTAATAAAAAAATAGGTATTCTTAGTCCGTCATACTATTTTATAGAAACCCCCTGGTGTTTTTAACATTAAACCCGCAATACATATCAAATGTTTTTTTAAAATACTCATATCTTCTAAACCGTAACTTCaaatttaacatgttatatatggaATTTGATTAAAAAAATATATAGAATCTGAACATGATGTTATTTTACCTGTTAACCATTTAAAAAAAATACTATCGAGGGTGCAATCTTAATCAACAGTGCATTATCCGTCTTTCTTTCATATCGATACTGATCCGGATTGTGGATGAACATCTCAGCAAAATCAGGATTGGAGACGAAATTGAAGATCACTTGCCCTTTTCTTGTACGTATTAAATCTACATGCAAGCCGTGTTTAAATAGAAGACATGTGAAATCTTGAACTTGCGCTTTTGTTGTCAAAGACCATTTTTGTTTGGGCCGTAGCTGCAAATACTCAGATTATAGACCGTTTTTTGCAAATTAAGAGCGTGTGGTATtcttttctcccgttgcaacgcacgggcccgTTTGCTAGTTAGTAGGTAAAAAAGATAAAGATAATGAAATGCACTCCGTGCGTCCCATTTTGCACTATTACTTTATAGAAGTGTATAAAATGTATGTAATAATCATATGTTATAAATAATATATACATAAATAATCCATGCGGCTTATTTTGCACTAGTACTTTATAGAAGTGTATAAAATATATGTAAATTATAATCATATGTCATAAAAAATATACATAAATAAAAAATTACATTATAAATTATTCACTTATTAATTTAAAAATTATCCATATAATTAAATCATAAATTACAAAATTATTCATGTAATAGTTCTCATAATTCACAGAAACATAGTAAAATGTaaatttatattttttatatatttagctcatactccctccgttcctaaatataagacttTTTGGATATTTTGATATGGACTAAATACGGATGTACATAGACACactttagagtatagattcactcattttgctccgtatgtagtccatgttaaaatctctacaaagacttacatttaggaacggagggagtatatgttaaCGGTTTTATATTAAAATATTCACATTTTATAAAACTGTTCATTTTTACAATGCAATTTATTTTATTAATATGTATATTATTTGAAACACATGATTATAatataaatatatttaaaaaattaATAATTTACATATATTCAACATCCATACCAAGATAACATGACAACATTGGTACATATTCAACATCCATACCAAGATAACATGACAACATTGGTACATATTCAACATCCATACCAAGATAACATGACAACATTGGTACATAACTCCAGTCTTCATATTACTTGATCAGTTATCCATTACAACCATGGCAGCTTGCAACCATTACAACCATCAAAGCATGCATCCAAACCCAAAACAAGTACTTAATCTACTTAGTGTGTTCACTGATTTCACTACATCTCACTTCTTCATAACTACTATGAAACACAGCACACAAAGCACCATAACATCAGCCATCACCAGTTTTAGCAGCACTAGGATTTCTCTACCTAATCCAAGCAGCATACCAACTTGCTGCTTGATAGCAAAGTTCTTCTCACTAGGGGAGCCAAAAGACCCAAAATCAACTTTTATTGCTTTAGTCCTCTTCCTCTCAAGCTCCTCCCTTTTATCCTCAGCTGCTCCTATTGCATCCACAGCAGCATCACCAACAAGAACCCTATGTTCAACAAGATGATGCACATATTCAAGCTCCCAACGCCAGAAATCACAAGTCACCTATAAAACAGAGGAAACACAGCATATTCAGTTAACTGAAAAAGTTCAGTTAACTATAAAGTTCAGCTAACTATTAGGGCATATTCAGTCAACTCTAAAACAGAGTAAACACAGCATATTCAGTATCATCCACCATAAATCACAGATCACCAACCAATTGCAGTAACCTAATCTGACCCAAAACCCTAATGCAGTCTTATAGATCAATCTGATGCAGAACCAGTGAAGCAATATGGAGCATGTACAGATTACCAACCAATAGAAGGCAGAGGAACTTGACCTGGTGTTTGGTGCACCTGTAGAAGACCCACCCCTCGTGCTCGTCGATGCCAGAGCGGTAGAACTTGATCTGCTCGCCACAATCCGGGCACGGGATCAACGAAACTACAACGGAGCGGCCACGTAGCCCAGATCGAACAGAGCTTGAAGATGACATGAGGAGAGAGGGCGGCGGCAATGGCTGCGGCGACGGagagagggcggcggcggcgacgcggcggAGGGCATCTAGGGTTGGGAGAgcagagagcgagggagagggcATCGGCTGGGCTCGGTCGGAGCGGGTGCGGCTCGGTCCAACCAGGTGTGCGACCAGGTTGGGGGGCAAATCTTTTATTCTGGCAGTTTTGCAAAAAAGAAACCGTGTGCATGCGTATTCGAGCGAGCTGGGCACATGTGGCGGTCAATGCACACTTGGCAACGGTTGACTCGCGCCAGCTCAGCACATATGTACACAAAACCGTATAATGGATCGTAGATGACCCCCAAGTGCAAGTTTGATGTTTGTATTTAGTGAATTTTTCTGAACGAGTAATGAACATGTGCTGCCGAACCATGCCTCTTTACAATCTAATCCCTCCATTTCTAAATATaattctttttagagatttcaatatagactacatacggatgtatatagtcatattttagagtgtagattcacttattttaCTCCGTGTGTAATCCATATTGAAATCGACTTATACTCCTATTTAGAAACAGAGGAAGTATATACGTATCTACAAATCTGTTTGCTCCTCACACTATTAAGCTATACAGACAAGCCCCATGGCCTCCTACGAATGTGCTGCTGGACAATAAATCATCAATTGATGTCTGAGAGATGTCAGACTAATAATAAATTAACttatgtagtactccctccgtcccaaaataagtgactcatcATGAATGTAGATGTTCTGCAAGGCGCACCCCAGCCTCTAGTATATACAACAAATGGAAGTCTGCCTTAAATAAGTGAAAGTTTTGCATTCGGTGGGAGCCTCTTCAGGAGAGGGCCTCTAACCATATCAAGAGCAGCACTATCTACTCTAGGGGTTGGTTCCCCTGGATCCAAAGCATCGGTTAGCCTTTGAGCTGTGTCTACAGTTACGACCTGTATTGCAGGAGCATTTTCAACCACGTGCATGATGAATTCAGCTTGGCCTCTTGCCCCTTTGAATCCTGTAACATGCATGTCCTTCAGATTCACATATTTATCTTCCAACAGCGGTATTTCTTGTCTCGAAGGTCCATCGGTTGCAAACCACATAGTATAAAGGCCACGGAACTGTTTAAGTCATCAAGATTAGTAGGGTTTCTTGCTACCCCGTACATGCAGGTTGAAAATAGTACTACCTCTGTAACTTgatataagacgttttttgacactatggcagtgtcaaaaaatgtcttatattaagTTACAGAGGGAGTAGCTTACAAACAAAAAGGGGAAATGATTGAGAATATTACTCACATGTACTTCCAACTTCTCAATGAACGGAGAAACCCTTAGAAAAGAAACTAAGTAGAGGATTTTGTCACTGTCTTCATGATGTATAACCAACAGTATCTGCACATGCCTGAGGTGAGAAAACACACGAGGGCTATTTAATGTCCACCGGCTCTGAAAGATAAAACAGCAAAGgttattgcaagattacatgcTAAACCATAACTCGAATATTGTCCCAATATAAAATACCTCTAGGCGTTGCATTCCAAGTTGCAATGTCAGGTTTTGTACATCTGGTAGCCCATTGAGGAGTGACGTGGCAGCACGCTGAAAAACCGCACCGCGGAACCAAAATTTTGCATTCTCCAGTTTCGTAGCATGATGGAGGGTAATAGGTATGTATGGTCCATCATAAACAAAGGTGGATAGATTTGCAGCATCGAACTCTATCTTGGTTACCTCACAGTGCATGATTTTCAAGTACTGCAGTTGGGACAATGGCTGCAGAACCACCTTCATTTCATCCTTGAGATGGCATCTGACTATGCTTAGCCACTCAAGAGTAATGCAACTGCACAAGATACTCTCGAGATCCTGCCTAGTGGTCTTCACCACATGGAGATCAAGCTTTCTTAGGTTTGGGAAACCTATGAAATCGGCAGGAGGTGGTTTGAAACACACAAAGCTAAGTTGAAGACACGCTAGACAGGATATACTTTTGTTGTCTAAAAGCTCAAATGGGAATCTGTAATGATCCCCATATTTCAGAAGATTGGACGGTGGCGCCAAATCAAAAGCTAGATTCTTTGCGTGGGTCGACATAGCAAATCTAATCCAGTTATTGAGGTGATCAACAAGCTTGCTCTCGAATATAAATTTAATTTCAAGTTGGTCAACAACCCTGCCACAGTGCTTCCCCAAAACCGCATTAACACGGTCAATGAACATCTGGGTGTGCTGATGTTTCATTTTCACATTCTTACATACATCATTGACACCGAAGCTTAGCCTGGGGCAAGCTGTCCATGTACATCTCCAGTCAGTCGACAAAACACTGGTCCGAACAGCCTCTTTCACAGGTAATTTCGATAAAATTGCACACAGTACATCCTTCAGCAAAAGGAGAAGACAAATTTAAGTATAGAAATCTAATTACCCTGAGGGTCAAGTCGAAAGGCATAATTAACATACCTCTGGAAGGTCATGAAATTTAACGTCAGGCCTTCCCTTGCTATTCTTCAGTGTCTTGACATGGACATGCTTCTCTGCCGTTATTCTACTCGTCAGATAGTTCCCCATTCAAGCGCTGTAAAGAAGATTGAGGAACATCAGACAAACAAGAGGTTAGGGAGCATGGGGTTAATAAGGATTTGACATAATAATGCAAGTCTGCGTAAACTGAATTTTGTCTGAAACCAGAATCAGTAAGTCATCTGGTGTGCATCACAAAAATTGGATCTTTACTTAGCTCTGCAGCCCGTAACTTAAAGAAAAAGTGGGAGCGCGGCGGGGGAAAGAGGGAAATAATAGGATTAGATTAGAGAACAGAGGCAACCTGCGGAGCGGAGgtgccggccggcggcggcggctcctcttATTCCCCACTCGCGGCAGAGGCAGAGATCTGGGACGAGCAACCTATGGTCTATCTGATTTCCTTTGGGGATTAGGGTGGGGTTCTGACGCCACCCTCCGACCAAAAGTACTGAGGCGGAGGGTAGGCCGGAGCGGCGACAAGCGACGGCAGCCCGAGATGGGTTTATTTTGGTGTAATAAGGTCCAAACTCAGGAACGGAGAAGAAACACCGGAGGGGTCTCTGCTTCCCCTCCCAGcgctttttttcttttttagaTTCACCCTCCTAGcgctttttttcttttttgagaaataCCCTCCCAGCGCTTTTGTGTGTGCAGCAGGCGCCAGGCCCAGAACtggcgaaatcactaattaaggagtactcgttgcaaagaacactccacCTTCCCGGGTCATGATAAGTGGCGcccatgcagcgcgccacttgtcgcaacctgggagtttttccttttttcgtagatccgtttattcaaaacgttttatctcttaaatcgtgcgtccaaatctcaaaccgttttcaccattggattcctcgcgtcgagatcttcaaaactagatcccatgttaataggttttgacgaactttttttcattaaaaaaatcagacgaaaaaaaccggacgaaaaaaccaACCGGGAGCAtggttttttttcctttctgaaagaGGCACGTCCGtacctctcgcgaaatcacagccgtgcctctcgtggaagtaaaaccgtgactcttgtggaaggaaaaaaacagaaaacacgtttttttccctttccgaaagaggcacgcccgtgactctcgcgaaagcacaaccataCCTCTGGCGACAGCAAAaccatgactctcgcgaaagaaaaaaaacagaaaacgcgtattttttccctttccgagaggcacggccgtgactctcgcgaaagcacaaccgtgcttctcgcggaagcaaaaccgtggctctcgcgaaagaaaaaaaaaagaaaaaacgcgttttgttttccctttccgagaggcacggccgtgactctcgcgaaagcacaaccgtgcctctcgcggaagaaaaaccatgacttttcacgaaagaaaaaaagaaaacatgtTTTTCGTGTAATTTTTTTCGAAAATTGTTTTTTGGttgaaaagctaaggaagaccgggaaaaaaccaaaacgtcgaaaaaacccagaaaaaaaccgtttaaaaagccgaaaacgcgtgcggaaaaataaaaaaacaaaatctgaagggagcgtccagagcgcgacacgtgacgaatggctgagagcgcgccaagtgacGCCGATCGTTGcaaggctcccgaaggagcgctcgttaactagttgctgtTCTGCCACCTGGCCCGGCTGTAAAAAGGCCTGTCACGGCAGTGTCGGCCTTTTATAAAAGGGTCGTGGCGTGGCTCCACCTTCCCAACCgagagttttccctttttttttcTAATATCCGTGAAttcaaaatattttatctcttaTAAACTGTGGGTCCAAATGTCGAA
This genomic window contains:
- the LOC109746042 gene encoding F-box/FBD/LRR-repeat protein At1g13570; this encodes MGNYLTSRITAEKHVHVKTLKNSKGRPDVKFHDLPEDVLCAILSKLPVKEAVRTSVLSTDWRCTWTACPRLSFGVNDVCKNVKMKHQHTQMFIDRVNAVLGKHCGRVVDQLEIKFIFESKLVDHLNNWIRFAMSTHAKNLAFDLAPPSNLLKYGDHYRFPFELLDNKSISCLACLQLSFVCFKPPPADFIGFPNLRKLDLHVVKTTRQDLESILCSCITLEWLSIVRCHLKDEMKVVLQPLSQLQYLKIMHCEVTKIEFDAANLSTFVYDGPYIPITLHHATKLENAKFWFRGAVFQRAATSLLNGLPDVQNLTLQLGMQRLESRWTLNSPRVFSHLRHVQILLVIHHEDSDKILYLVSFLRVSPFIEKLEVHFRGLYTMWFATDGPSRQEIPLLEDKYVNLKDMHVTGFKGARGQAEFIMHVVENAPAIQVVTVDTAQRLTDALDPGEPTPRVDSAALDMVRGPLLKRLPPNAKLSLI